In Stenotrophomonas sp. ASS1, the following proteins share a genomic window:
- a CDS encoding cytochrome b: protein MTAKNTPAAWGSVSQILHWLIALLILALGVVGLTMGELPKTPKYFWVYTAHKSIGITVLALVLFRLGWRLYAGAPKPVPGVPSWQERIASATHVLLYVLMFAIPLSGWLYDSASGLRPFRWFGLVDVPKLSGPDPQVVAVSHAIHEYGFWLLIAVVLAHAGAAFYHHLFQRDATLSRMLPRGWLASPQKD from the coding sequence ATGACCGCCAAGAACACCCCCGCCGCCTGGGGGAGTGTCAGCCAGATCCTGCATTGGTTGATCGCACTGCTGATCCTCGCCCTGGGCGTGGTCGGCCTGACCATGGGCGAACTGCCCAAGACGCCCAAGTACTTCTGGGTCTACACCGCACACAAGTCGATCGGCATCACCGTACTGGCGCTGGTGCTGTTCCGCCTCGGCTGGCGCCTGTACGCCGGCGCCCCCAAGCCGGTGCCGGGCGTGCCCAGCTGGCAGGAGCGCATCGCAAGCGCCACCCACGTGCTGTTGTATGTGCTGATGTTCGCCATCCCGCTGTCGGGCTGGCTGTACGACTCGGCCAGTGGCCTGCGCCCGTTCCGCTGGTTCGGCCTGGTTGATGTGCCCAAGCTGAGTGGCCCGGATCCGCAGGTCGTCGCGGTGTCCCACGCCATCCACGAATACGGCTTCTGGCTGTTGATCGCGGTGGTGCTGGCCCATGCCGGCGCTGCCTTCTACCACCACCTGTTCCAGCGCGATGCAACGCTGTCCCGCATGTTGCCGCGCGGCTGGCTCGCCTCCCCTCAGAAGGACTGA
- a CDS encoding YceI family protein, which produces MRPCLALLPMLLATAPAWADADTYRLDPVHTRVLFTIDHAGYSQAMGTVSGSEGRLQFDPDNWREATLDVEVPVSRLDLGDAKWNQATLARSLLDGERFPKAHFVSSRVEPIDAKRAHVIGTLTLRGVSQEVTLDVTLNAIKRYPLPPFRRTAGFSASTTLSRRAFGITAWPGVIGDAVQLRIEAEATLDRSDAPGTPAPVPHSDPKTAR; this is translated from the coding sequence ATGCGTCCCTGCCTGGCCCTGCTGCCGATGCTGCTCGCCACCGCCCCCGCTTGGGCGGATGCAGATACCTATCGCCTCGATCCGGTGCATACGCGTGTGCTGTTCACCATCGACCACGCGGGTTACTCGCAGGCGATGGGGACGGTCTCCGGCAGTGAGGGCCGCCTGCAGTTCGATCCCGACAACTGGCGCGAGGCCACACTGGATGTCGAGGTCCCCGTGTCGCGATTGGACCTAGGTGATGCCAAATGGAACCAGGCCACGCTGGCCCGCAGCCTTCTGGATGGCGAGCGTTTCCCGAAGGCACATTTCGTCTCCAGCCGGGTCGAACCGATCGATGCCAAGCGTGCGCACGTGATCGGTACCCTGACCCTGCGCGGCGTCAGCCAGGAAGTCACCCTGGACGTGACCCTCAACGCCATCAAGCGCTACCCCCTTCCCCCGTTCCGACGCACCGCCGGTTTTTCCGCCAGCACCACGCTGAGCCGGCGCGCGTTCGGCATCACCGCCTGGCCGGGCGTCATCGGTGATGCAGTACAGCTGAGGATCGAGGCTGAAGCCACCCTCGACCGCAGCGACGCCCCGGGAACTCCCGCTCCCGTTCCGCACTCCGACCCCAAGACGGCCCGCTAG